In one window of Bdellovibrio bacteriovorus DNA:
- a CDS encoding response regulator, whose translation MTKGRLLIIDDESELREVLTALLEESVSEIQLAANGLEGIDMLKNQKFDAVLSDEKMPKKSGLEVLKWMRENGLQIPFIIHTGYGQKEMVQEARKLGVYAFIDKPWDERALIKTVQEALRSGMEQQK comes from the coding sequence ATGACAAAAGGTCGACTCCTTATCATCGACGACGAATCCGAACTGCGTGAAGTTCTCACCGCCCTTCTAGAAGAATCCGTTTCTGAAATTCAGTTAGCGGCTAACGGCCTTGAAGGCATCGACATGCTTAAAAACCAAAAGTTTGATGCTGTTTTGTCTGACGAAAAAATGCCGAAAAAATCCGGCTTAGAAGTTTTAAAATGGATGCGTGAAAACGGACTTCAGATCCCTTTCATCATCCACACCGGCTATGGCCAAAAAGAGATGGTCCAAGAGGCTCGTAAGCTGGGCGTTTACGCCTTTATTGATAAACCTTGGGACGAACGCGCCCTGATTAAAACCGTGCAGGAAGCTTTGCGTTCCGGCATGGAGCAACAAAAGTAA
- a CDS encoding P1 family peptidase — MTHNFRPGPRNSITDVDSIRVGQAEDSSVWTGTSVILFDSPAVAGVDVRGGAPGTRDTDALNPSCLVDRVDAIVLSGGSVFGLGASAAVTDALAARGIGFPIGPAKAPIVPSAVLFDLLNGGNKNWGDKSPYADLGRAALNSASKDFKLGNAGAGFGAKAGPFKGGLGTASSISGDGLQVGAIVAVNCVGSPLMPGQSCLWAWPFEQSNEMGGQPLPTAAIDFSSPQEAWTGSPLDSLTNQAGENTTIGLVATNAKLTKAEAQRVAIMAQDGYTRSIRPIHTPFDGDTVFAAAMGTWGQDIEARADLVNRIGLVAADCLARAVGRGVYEASPLGALPAYREVHGSKLRARK, encoded by the coding sequence ATGACACACAATTTTCGCCCCGGCCCTCGCAACAGCATTACGGACGTCGACTCCATTCGCGTGGGGCAAGCTGAGGACTCGAGTGTTTGGACCGGAACCTCGGTGATTCTTTTTGACTCTCCTGCGGTCGCCGGAGTGGACGTACGTGGCGGTGCGCCCGGAACCAGAGATACAGATGCCCTAAACCCAAGTTGCCTGGTGGATCGCGTGGATGCCATTGTTCTTAGCGGTGGCTCCGTTTTTGGCTTGGGGGCTTCGGCCGCCGTCACTGATGCCTTGGCCGCTCGCGGAATTGGTTTCCCGATTGGACCAGCTAAAGCGCCGATCGTTCCCAGCGCCGTGCTTTTTGATTTGCTCAATGGAGGAAACAAAAATTGGGGCGATAAATCCCCTTACGCTGATCTGGGACGAGCGGCTTTAAATTCTGCCTCTAAAGATTTTAAATTGGGAAATGCGGGTGCGGGGTTTGGCGCTAAAGCCGGACCTTTTAAAGGAGGACTTGGAACCGCGTCGTCAATTTCTGGCGATGGTTTGCAAGTAGGCGCTATTGTTGCCGTGAACTGCGTGGGAAGTCCGCTTATGCCGGGCCAATCTTGTTTGTGGGCATGGCCCTTTGAGCAGTCCAACGAAATGGGAGGACAACCTTTGCCGACAGCGGCGATTGATTTCTCTTCTCCGCAAGAAGCTTGGACAGGATCTCCTTTAGACAGTCTCACAAATCAAGCCGGCGAAAACACCACGATTGGCCTTGTGGCAACGAATGCGAAGTTAACAAAAGCCGAAGCCCAAAGAGTCGCGATCATGGCGCAGGACGGATATACGAGATCCATTCGCCCCATACATACTCCGTTTGATGGAGACACCGTGTTTGCTGCGGCCATGGGAACATGGGGCCAAGACATTGAGGCCCGCGCTGATTTAGTCAATCGTATTGGACTGGTCGCTGCAGATTGCTTAGCGCGTGCCGTAGGACGAGGCGTTTATGAGGCTTCGCCATTAGGAGCTTTGCCCGCGTATCGCGAAGTTCATGGATCTAAACTTCGCGCACGAAAATAA
- a CDS encoding TIGR02147 family protein — MEVSLSTKTIIYPEISRYTSYRDFLRDFFEYKKSLRSGFSYRQFSGLVGLKSPNYLQLVIQGKRNMTEETGQKVAKALKLSKEEGLHLEALIRLDNATSGEEKIKAQKNIHASLKKMLSRYVEKDAQDILGKWYHLLVREMVNLKDFEASGEYISERLQGIITAEEAEKSFTFLLKAGYLELKKGKYIQADPILDTGIDIFNHSFMQDYHGQTLKAWSQNIEKLGYEHQELGVLNIPINKTKLPELQEKIRQFQDEIIGWCQGHTDCDDLVQLGTYLMHFKK; from the coding sequence ATGGAAGTAAGTCTTTCCACGAAAACAATCATCTATCCAGAAATATCCCGATACACTTCGTATCGGGATTTCTTGCGTGATTTTTTTGAATATAAAAAGTCTTTACGGTCAGGATTTTCTTACCGTCAGTTTTCAGGGTTGGTGGGTTTAAAAAGTCCCAATTACCTGCAACTGGTCATTCAAGGAAAGCGCAATATGACCGAGGAAACAGGTCAGAAGGTCGCTAAAGCCTTAAAGCTTTCCAAGGAAGAAGGCCTTCACTTAGAGGCCCTAATCCGTTTGGATAATGCCACCTCCGGTGAAGAAAAAATCAAGGCGCAAAAAAATATCCATGCATCGTTAAAAAAAATGTTATCGCGATACGTGGAAAAAGACGCGCAAGACATTTTAGGCAAATGGTATCATTTATTAGTGCGCGAAATGGTGAATCTAAAGGATTTTGAAGCGTCGGGGGAATACATCTCTGAAAGATTGCAGGGAATTATCACGGCTGAGGAAGCAGAAAAATCTTTTACGTTTCTGCTAAAGGCTGGGTATTTGGAACTTAAAAAAGGCAAATACATCCAAGCCGATCCAATCTTAGATACCGGGATTGATATTTTTAATCACAGCTTTATGCAAGATTATCACGGCCAAACCCTTAAAGCGTGGTCGCAGAATATTGAAAAATTAGGTTATGAGCATCAAGAGCTAGGGGTCTTAAATATTCCGATCAACAAAACAAAACTGCCAGAGCTTCAAGAAAAGATCCGACAGTTTCAAGACGAAATCATTGGGTGGTGTCAAGGTCACACGGACTGTGATGACTTAGTTCAGTTAGGAACTTACTTAATGCATTTTAAAAAATAA
- a CDS encoding GNAT family N-acetyltransferase, protein MKTRPTLKTDRLILRPFEISDGPRVMKLAGDPEIAATTLAVPHPYLEGMAETWISRHQENFEKGTGLQFAIVLKSTDELIGCIDFCAMSKAHNKAEIGYWVGRPFWGQGYCSEACQALIKYGFEELKLNRIVARHMSGNPASGKVMIKSGMKQEGVLRQDICKNSVYYDSVIYGILHSEYQPK, encoded by the coding sequence GTGAAGACAAGACCGACCTTAAAAACAGATCGACTTATTCTGCGTCCTTTTGAAATTTCTGATGGTCCTAGAGTCATGAAATTGGCGGGGGATCCGGAAATTGCCGCGACAACTTTGGCGGTGCCTCATCCTTATCTTGAGGGCATGGCAGAGACTTGGATTTCCCGTCATCAGGAAAATTTTGAAAAAGGCACGGGGCTGCAGTTTGCGATTGTTTTAAAATCGACCGACGAACTTATCGGCTGTATCGATTTTTGTGCGATGTCGAAAGCTCACAATAAGGCAGAAATCGGTTACTGGGTGGGGCGGCCTTTTTGGGGACAAGGTTATTGTTCAGAGGCGTGCCAAGCTTTGATTAAATATGGATTTGAAGAATTAAAACTGAATCGCATCGTTGCGCGGCATATGTCCGGCAATCCGGCTTCGGGCAAAGTGATGATAAAATCCGGGATGAAGCAGGAGGGCGTTCTTCGTCAGGATATTTGTAAGAACTCCGTCTATTATGACAGCGTGATTTACGGAATTTTGCATTCCGAATATCAGCCGAAATAA
- a CDS encoding mechanosensitive ion channel family protein: MKINKFVFVVGVFLLSMNFSWAQAQEAEQESAKSESLLEDAPDELVPTGAQAKTQERKCRPAIFNSEEMFCLRRGVGSFSPTERVDSFIHRIKIIADDRTKESEDIKVVADGENYSIVFEQQPLIRFGVEDLAIPPDSEFEDVVQATAEKIRQQIDVYRKQRSPHDLLFGALYSLLALSLLILFLALVFRFSRRLIETIHASKGHWVTSLKIKSYEVLTADRISDLLAGAIRLIRLVITLFTLYFAVPLILVFFPWTENLAPKVAGYVLHPVSRVWDVFVDYLPSLFFLAVIGYLTHLSLKLVKFFFKEVEQGHIRFEGFHRDWATPTYKLARTFLLVIALVMAFPYLPGSDSPAFKGISVFLGILLSLGSSSAIGNMVAGVVLTYMRPFVIGDRVEIAGTVGDVIEKTLLVTRVRTIKNVDITIPNSLVLNSHILNYSTTARAGLILNPVVTVGYEVPWRQVHDLLREAAEKTNMVKQKPEPFVLQTGFNNFDISYELNVFTDEPNKAQLVYSLLRQNIQDVFNKAGVEILSPEYLNLRTESKSEDCQSS, encoded by the coding sequence ATGAAGATAAATAAATTTGTTTTTGTTGTGGGTGTTTTTCTTTTATCAATGAATTTTTCTTGGGCGCAGGCGCAAGAGGCTGAGCAAGAGTCGGCAAAATCGGAGTCCTTATTAGAAGATGCACCGGATGAGCTTGTCCCGACGGGGGCTCAAGCAAAAACGCAAGAGCGTAAATGCCGTCCGGCTATTTTTAATTCCGAAGAAATGTTTTGTCTTCGTCGTGGCGTTGGGTCTTTTTCACCCACCGAAAGAGTCGATAGCTTTATTCATCGTATTAAAATCATTGCCGATGATCGCACGAAGGAATCAGAAGACATTAAGGTTGTTGCTGACGGTGAAAACTACAGCATCGTTTTTGAACAGCAACCATTGATTCGTTTCGGGGTTGAGGATCTTGCAATTCCTCCAGATTCAGAGTTCGAAGATGTCGTGCAAGCCACGGCCGAAAAGATTCGTCAACAAATTGACGTCTATCGCAAGCAACGCAGTCCTCATGATTTATTGTTCGGGGCTTTGTACAGTCTTTTGGCTCTGTCCCTGTTGATTCTGTTTTTGGCCCTGGTGTTTAGATTCTCGCGACGCCTGATTGAAACTATTCACGCCAGCAAAGGCCATTGGGTGACTTCATTAAAGATTAAGTCTTATGAAGTATTAACCGCAGATCGTATTTCGGATTTACTGGCGGGCGCTATTCGTTTAATTCGTCTGGTAATCACTCTCTTTACTCTGTATTTTGCGGTTCCTTTGATTTTGGTATTTTTCCCTTGGACGGAAAATCTAGCACCGAAGGTGGCGGGGTATGTTTTGCATCCCGTCAGTCGGGTGTGGGATGTGTTTGTTGATTACTTACCAAGTCTGTTTTTTCTGGCGGTTATTGGTTACCTGACTCATCTGTCATTGAAGCTGGTGAAATTCTTTTTTAAAGAAGTTGAACAGGGTCATATCCGTTTTGAAGGTTTTCATCGCGATTGGGCAACGCCGACTTACAAATTAGCGCGCACCTTTCTTTTGGTGATTGCCTTGGTCATGGCGTTCCCTTACCTGCCGGGATCTGATTCGCCGGCATTTAAGGGAATTTCGGTGTTTCTGGGGATCTTGCTTTCCTTGGGCTCTTCGTCGGCGATCGGGAATATGGTGGCCGGTGTTGTTTTGACTTATATGCGCCCTTTTGTGATCGGGGATCGCGTCGAGATTGCGGGCACAGTGGGAGACGTCATTGAAAAAACATTGTTAGTCACTCGGGTGCGTACAATTAAGAATGTGGATATCACGATTCCAAATTCTTTGGTTTTAAATAGCCATATCTTAAACTACAGCACGACGGCGCGCGCAGGGTTGATCCTCAATCCTGTCGTGACGGTGGGTTATGAAGTGCCTTGGCGTCAGGTGCATGACCTTTTACGCGAAGCCGCGGAAAAAACGAATATGGTAAAACAAAAGCCCGAACCTTTCGTTTTGCAGACGGGTTTTAATAATTTTGATATAAGTTATGAACTCAATGTATTTACCGACGAGCCTAACAAAGCCCAGCTAGTGTATTCACTTTTAAGACAGAATATCCAAGACGTCTTTAACAAGGCCGGGGTTGAGATTTTATCACCCGAATATCTTAATCTTCGGACTGAATCTAAGAGTGAAGACTGTCAGTCTTCGTGA
- a CDS encoding TIGR02147 family protein yields MEKIRLILLEEFVKAQARNPSYSMRSYSKKIGVSQAAVSEVLSGKRPLTAKTAQKILSGLDKSPAEIAGLLEAQERPQASKYKSLDMDTFHLISEWHYYAILSLAETKDFKGTAPWIAERLGLSKKLTEEALERLLRLGMLEKSKVTGEVRTTGEQFEAISEIATPALKKANRQNIELITDALESVPVERRDFTAMTLCFDPDRLNDARKMIKNFRRDFTRVMESGKKKEVYKICIQLFPLTGRAK; encoded by the coding sequence ATGGAAAAGATAAGACTTATTTTACTAGAAGAATTTGTGAAGGCTCAGGCTCGAAATCCGAGTTATTCGATGCGCTCTTATTCAAAAAAGATTGGGGTTTCGCAAGCCGCGGTGTCTGAAGTACTTTCGGGCAAACGACCCCTGACGGCAAAGACTGCTCAAAAAATATTAAGCGGCTTAGATAAGTCCCCCGCTGAAATTGCTGGGCTTTTAGAAGCCCAAGAACGCCCCCAAGCTTCTAAGTACAAGTCTCTAGACATGGACACTTTTCATCTAATTTCTGAGTGGCACTATTATGCGATTTTAAGTTTGGCTGAAACAAAAGATTTTAAGGGAACGGCACCTTGGATCGCTGAACGGCTGGGGCTTTCTAAGAAACTCACCGAAGAAGCTTTAGAACGCCTTCTACGCCTAGGGATGCTTGAAAAGTCCAAAGTTACGGGCGAGGTGCGAACCACGGGCGAGCAGTTTGAAGCTATCTCGGAAATTGCGACTCCCGCGCTAAAAAAGGCCAATCGTCAAAATATCGAACTCATCACCGACGCACTGGAAAGTGTCCCGGTCGAACGCCGTGACTTCACGGCGATGACTTTGTGTTTTGATCCAGACCGTTTAAATGATGCAAGAAAAATGATTAAGAATTTTCGCCGTGATTTCACCCGCGTGATGGAGTCCGGCAAAAAAAAAGAAGTATATAAAATATGTATTCAATTATTTCCATTAACAGGCAGGGCAAAATGA
- a CDS encoding DNA alkylation repair protein, which translates to MPQKKKATEETAFKNWINKDLVERIARHIQKHESDFDVKSFVALSAKLSALEMKPRVHLIRDELKKHLPQDYKKSLAILLKATLEPKKGLEPLSGFDLWPFLEFIQTYGLEHTKTSLAALYQLTQVFTAEWAVRPYLIHHEKETLAQLMKWTKDKNTHVRRWVSEGSRPRLPWGEQLKHFIKDPAPTIKLLENLKYDEELYVRKSVANHLNDISKDHPALAVKIATKWKKEAPAKHQAKIDWIVRHALRGQLKKGDPAALKLLGYGTDTKVQLKNLKIEDNTVTVGNHLVFSFELHTGSNVNVMVDYIIHHRKAHGKTSPKVFKLSAKPLVAGQKHLFQKKHSFKVVTTRVYYPGEHVLEIMVNGKNLGKIPFQLKE; encoded by the coding sequence ATGCCACAAAAGAAAAAAGCCACCGAAGAAACCGCGTTTAAAAATTGGATCAATAAAGACCTGGTCGAACGCATCGCCCGCCACATTCAAAAGCATGAAAGTGATTTTGACGTAAAATCTTTCGTGGCCTTATCAGCTAAGCTTTCCGCCTTAGAAATGAAACCGCGAGTGCACCTGATTCGCGATGAATTAAAAAAGCACCTGCCTCAGGATTATAAAAAATCCTTGGCGATTCTTTTAAAAGCCACATTAGAACCGAAAAAAGGTTTAGAGCCTTTATCGGGCTTCGACCTTTGGCCTTTCTTAGAATTTATTCAAACTTACGGCTTAGAGCACACCAAGACTTCTTTAGCCGCGCTTTATCAGCTGACTCAAGTTTTTACGGCCGAGTGGGCGGTGCGCCCTTACCTGATTCATCACGAAAAAGAAACTTTGGCGCAGCTGATGAAATGGACCAAAGATAAAAACACCCACGTGCGCCGGTGGGTTTCAGAAGGGTCTCGCCCCCGCCTGCCTTGGGGGGAACAATTAAAACATTTTATCAAAGATCCCGCACCCACGATCAAACTGTTAGAAAATCTAAAATACGATGAAGAGCTTTACGTTCGCAAGTCCGTGGCGAATCACTTAAATGATATTTCCAAAGATCATCCCGCATTGGCAGTTAAAATTGCGACAAAATGGAAAAAAGAAGCGCCTGCCAAACACCAAGCCAAAATTGACTGGATCGTTCGCCATGCCTTGCGTGGCCAGCTGAAAAAAGGCGACCCCGCAGCTTTAAAACTTCTGGGCTACGGCACCGACACCAAAGTGCAGTTAAAAAATTTGAAAATCGAAGACAACACCGTCACCGTGGGGAACCACTTGGTATTTTCCTTTGAGCTTCACACCGGCAGCAACGTCAACGTCATGGTGGATTACATCATCCACCATCGTAAGGCCCACGGCAAAACCTCGCCGAAAGTTTTTAAACTGTCCGCAAAACCTTTGGTTGCGGGACAAAAACATCTTTTCCAAAAGAAGCATTCTTTCAAAGTGGTAACCACCCGTGTCTACTATCCGGGCGAGCATGTTTTAGAGATCATGGTGAATGGGAAAAACTTAGGAAAGATTCCTTTTCAGCTCAAAGAATAG
- a CDS encoding tetratricopeptide repeat protein — MKFLTLLVGCFMVYASNELPNFDKMWNYRNPAETEARFREILPEAEKSGNKDYYLQLLTQIARTQSLQSKFAKAHAILDTVEVKIGPDTPVAEVRYLLERGRTFNSSKKPDLALPLFLKAVDLGIATKQDGYVVDAYHMVAIAEPDIKKQLEWNLKALEFAEKSQDPGARSWLGSLYNNIGYTYIQLNDYKAALSVLQKQVEYYDRLLPQNRYEHQVARWFVARALRGLERNVEALEILRRLEAEFAADSAPDGYVFEEIAENLLVLNHTQEAKKYFGFAYDELTKSDGLIDGDEVRTKRVKELGGR, encoded by the coding sequence ATGAAATTTCTAACTCTTCTTGTGGGGTGTTTTATGGTGTATGCGAGCAACGAGCTTCCAAATTTCGATAAGATGTGGAACTACCGTAATCCAGCCGAAACTGAAGCGAGGTTTCGCGAAATCCTTCCCGAGGCTGAAAAATCCGGTAACAAAGACTATTACCTCCAGCTTCTCACCCAAATTGCTCGCACTCAGTCTCTTCAAAGTAAATTTGCAAAGGCCCACGCCATATTGGATACAGTAGAAGTAAAAATAGGTCCCGATACGCCCGTCGCAGAAGTGAGGTATTTGTTGGAGCGTGGACGTACGTTCAACTCGAGCAAGAAACCAGACTTGGCTTTGCCGCTATTTTTGAAAGCGGTAGATTTAGGAATCGCAACAAAGCAGGATGGCTACGTAGTCGATGCCTACCATATGGTGGCAATCGCTGAACCGGATATTAAAAAACAGTTGGAATGGAACTTAAAGGCTCTCGAATTTGCGGAAAAATCACAAGATCCGGGTGCTCGATCATGGTTGGGATCTCTTTATAATAATATTGGCTACACCTACATCCAATTGAATGACTATAAAGCGGCTCTTTCTGTTCTTCAGAAGCAAGTCGAGTATTATGACCGATTGCTGCCACAAAACCGCTATGAGCACCAAGTCGCTCGTTGGTTTGTAGCACGCGCCCTTCGTGGATTAGAACGTAACGTTGAGGCTCTCGAGATCCTTCGTAGACTTGAAGCCGAGTTCGCTGCTGATTCTGCCCCAGATGGTTATGTCTTTGAAGAAATCGCGGAAAATCTTTTGGTTCTGAATCATACCCAAGAGGCGAAGAAATACTTTGGCTTTGCTTATGATGAGCTTACCAAGTCGGATGGCCTTATTGATGGAGATGAGGTGCGAACAAAGCGGGTAAAGGAGCTGGGCGGTCGTTAA
- a CDS encoding S8 family serine peptidase — MNLSANFKGLLLICLILTACSKENSQSVAQIESLSAPLVAEGDKVEIDDEVLAAQGFDAIEIEGRSAQSKAGAKAIRNKVLRHGTRLVGLVDTECVERSAGRLSHEIQNASGEKKKLRYQAYAFKLSKDTELAELSQDAESDDCIVQISNDADVTIAAVPNDPMYSRQWHMTAIEASTGNDTFFGANGINTSVIVAIVDSGVDYSHPDLAQNMWRSSNGSYGADFISKDDDPMDDHGHGSHVAGIIGAVTNNNVGVAGVMSAQVKLMAVKVLSSSGSGATSGVVNGINYAVENGANVINLSLGSSGQSSIMKTAISNAIKKGVIVVAAAGNNGAQLSATTFQSPASYAREFAGFISVGALSSATALASFSNYSTDYVELAAPGQNILSISTNNRYVNMSGTSMASPVAAGAAAMTFALLKSRGVTPTPEIVERMMLNGAQKVSALSSRIKDGNSLNLKVLAQAINSSASNPTTPTPAPSPSPSPSPTPTPTPTPTPTPGTECGSLTGAGCEVMKGINAQRRAQGLNSLKVLSNCQALAQSHAEDMAKNNFFSHTSPTQGSFSQRATTFGVTGGSAGENIAYGYTTTSVVTAWMNSSGHRANILNSKFNSTGIGYALDGKGRPYYVQCFSSRAGS, encoded by the coding sequence GTGAATCTATCGGCTAACTTTAAAGGTCTATTATTGATATGTCTGATCCTCACTGCTTGTAGTAAAGAGAACTCTCAATCCGTCGCTCAGATCGAGTCGCTTTCTGCGCCCCTCGTCGCAGAAGGTGACAAGGTCGAGATCGATGATGAAGTTTTAGCCGCCCAAGGATTTGACGCCATCGAAATTGAGGGCCGGTCCGCGCAATCTAAGGCGGGAGCTAAGGCTATTCGTAATAAAGTTCTACGTCACGGAACGAGACTGGTTGGCTTAGTTGACACCGAATGCGTGGAAAGATCCGCCGGCCGCCTTTCTCATGAAATTCAAAATGCTTCAGGCGAAAAGAAAAAATTAAGATATCAAGCCTATGCGTTTAAGCTTTCTAAAGATACCGAGCTTGCAGAGCTAAGCCAGGACGCTGAAAGCGATGACTGTATCGTGCAAATCAGCAACGACGCTGATGTTACGATTGCAGCAGTGCCCAATGACCCTATGTACAGTCGTCAGTGGCATATGACGGCGATTGAAGCTTCCACGGGGAACGACACCTTCTTTGGCGCTAACGGAATTAATACGAGTGTTATTGTTGCGATCGTTGATTCGGGTGTGGACTATTCTCATCCAGATCTTGCACAAAATATGTGGAGAAGTTCTAACGGCAGTTACGGTGCCGACTTCATATCTAAAGATGACGACCCAATGGATGATCATGGACACGGTTCGCATGTCGCCGGTATCATCGGTGCTGTGACTAATAATAATGTCGGTGTTGCCGGGGTTATGTCCGCGCAAGTAAAACTGATGGCCGTTAAAGTTCTCAGCAGCAGCGGTTCTGGCGCCACCTCGGGTGTGGTCAATGGTATCAACTATGCCGTTGAAAACGGGGCTAACGTTATCAATCTAAGTTTGGGATCTTCAGGACAGTCCTCAATCATGAAAACCGCGATTTCTAACGCCATCAAAAAAGGTGTCATTGTTGTGGCCGCCGCCGGTAATAACGGCGCACAGCTTTCTGCCACAACATTTCAAAGTCCTGCCTCTTACGCGAGAGAATTTGCGGGATTTATTTCCGTCGGCGCTCTTTCTTCTGCGACGGCTTTGGCAAGCTTTTCAAATTACAGCACCGATTATGTGGAACTCGCGGCTCCAGGGCAGAATATTCTTTCGATATCAACGAACAATCGTTACGTCAACATGAGCGGCACATCCATGGCGTCGCCGGTTGCTGCGGGCGCAGCCGCGATGACTTTTGCATTATTAAAATCCCGGGGCGTGACTCCTACGCCAGAGATTGTTGAGCGTATGATGTTAAATGGCGCACAGAAGGTGTCAGCGCTTTCATCAAGAATCAAAGATGGAAATTCATTAAATTTAAAAGTCTTAGCGCAAGCGATCAATTCCTCTGCGTCAAATCCAACGACACCAACACCTGCGCCTTCTCCTTCGCCCTCACCAAGTCCGACACCTACACCAACTCCTACGCCCACTCCCACTCCGGGGACAGAGTGTGGATCTTTGACCGGGGCGGGTTGCGAAGTGATGAAAGGTATTAACGCGCAAAGAAGAGCTCAAGGTTTGAATAGCTTAAAAGTGCTATCAAATTGCCAGGCCTTAGCGCAATCCCATGCTGAAGACATGGCAAAGAATAATTTCTTTTCTCACACAAGCCCCACGCAAGGATCCTTCAGTCAGCGGGCAACAACCTTCGGGGTGACTGGTGGATCCGCGGGTGAAAATATCGCCTACGGGTACACGACAACTTCCGTTGTCACGGCATGGATGAATTCAAGCGGGCATCGTGCGAATATTCTGAATAGTAAATTTAATTCAACAGGCATCGGTTACGCCCTGGATGGAAAGGGCCGCCCTTATTACGTGCAGTGCTTCTCTAGCAGGGCGGGAAGTTAA
- a CDS encoding heavy-metal-associated domain-containing protein produces MKTASLLITLLLSSAALAETVTYNVEGMHCGSCAKNVKAEVCTMKGLEKCEVTTGKVVITPKAGVMISQDQIQAAITKAGEYKITGSEKSK; encoded by the coding sequence ATGAAAACAGCCTCTCTTTTAATCACTCTTTTGCTTAGCTCTGCCGCTTTGGCGGAAACCGTGACTTATAACGTGGAAGGCATGCACTGCGGATCTTGCGCCAAAAACGTAAAGGCCGAAGTCTGCACCATGAAGGGCTTAGAAAAATGCGAAGTCACTACCGGCAAAGTTGTTATCACCCCTAAAGCAGGTGTCATGATTTCTCAAGATCAGATTCAGGCCGCCATTACTAAAGCGGGCGAATACAAAATCACGGGCTCAGAGAAATCCAAATAA
- a CDS encoding PP2C family protein-serine/threonine phosphatase, with protein sequence MPPLNQEIGDFKIEALYEPSADLSGDFFDVIVCEEWIYIYLADVTGHGLPAAQITFLVKEIFKTALVEEVDLSTLFNIVRTKYIAHQLNYDLALQLVRINKKNRKVDYLRSNSPCPISIVGTAAAVEQDVPPSPPISRTSSASSSHPAKVASSVFEPNTKLYLYSEGAFEFFVANGRHFGERKLVRALENTRFDEWPRGLWESLVLENIEKSFPDDLTVIRISNKD encoded by the coding sequence TTGCCGCCGCTCAATCAAGAAATTGGGGACTTTAAAATTGAAGCGCTTTACGAACCCAGCGCCGATCTTTCCGGGGACTTTTTTGACGTTATTGTCTGTGAGGAGTGGATTTACATATATCTTGCGGACGTCACCGGTCACGGCCTTCCAGCGGCACAAATCACCTTCCTAGTAAAAGAGATCTTTAAAACCGCCTTAGTTGAAGAGGTTGATCTTTCCACTTTATTTAATATTGTGCGGACAAAATATATTGCTCACCAGTTAAATTATGATCTCGCTTTGCAGCTAGTGCGTATCAATAAAAAAAATAGGAAGGTTGATTATCTGCGCTCAAACTCTCCCTGTCCGATTTCCATTGTTGGGACGGCGGCGGCGGTAGAACAGGATGTCCCTCCAAGTCCTCCCATTTCGCGTACTTCTTCGGCTTCATCGTCTCACCCCGCCAAAGTGGCTAGTTCTGTTTTTGAGCCAAATACCAAGCTTTACCTCTATTCAGAGGGGGCTTTTGAGTTTTTCGTAGCTAATGGTCGACATTTCGGTGAACGGAAGCTTGTCAGAGCTTTAGAAAATACAAGATTTGACGAGTGGCCTCGGGGGTTATGGGAATCCCTGGTATTAGAAAATATAGAAAAGTCCTTTCCTGATGACCTTACAGTCATAAGAATTTCTAATAAGGACTGA
- the orn gene encoding oligoribonuclease yields MQKLFWLDMEMTGLDVNKEVIIEVAAIVTDLDFKELETFETVVKQPQKYLDSMDAWNTEHHKKSGLTAKVPNGMEPDQVEAKLCDMVKKFFPDPKDKPVLAGNSIMQDRLFIDKYMPDFSSRLHYRMVDVSSWKVIINNKFKYVYHKANKHRALEDIRESIQELRHYCDKMHFEK; encoded by the coding sequence ATGCAAAAGCTTTTTTGGCTCGACATGGAGATGACCGGTCTTGATGTTAATAAAGAAGTCATCATCGAAGTCGCCGCCATCGTCACAGACCTTGATTTTAAAGAGCTGGAAACCTTTGAAACGGTCGTAAAACAACCGCAAAAATATCTAGATTCCATGGATGCTTGGAATACCGAACACCATAAGAAATCCGGCCTTACTGCCAAGGTTCCGAACGGCATGGAGCCTGATCAAGTCGAAGCCAAGCTTTGCGATATGGTTAAAAAGTTTTTCCCTGATCCGAAAGACAAACCTGTCTTGGCCGGAAACTCGATCATGCAAGATCGTTTGTTTATTGATAAGTACATGCCCGACTTTTCATCGCGCCTGCACTATCGCATGGTGGATGTGTCTTCTTGGAAAGTGATCATCAATAATAAATTTAAATACGTGTATCACAAGGCCAACAAACATCGCGCCTTGGAAGACATCCGCGAAAGCATCCAAGAGCTTCGTCATTATTGCGACAAAATGCATTTTGAAAAGTAG